Proteins co-encoded in one Metabacillus sp. KUDC1714 genomic window:
- a CDS encoding helix-turn-helix domain-containing protein: MSSIKTIIVDDENRIRRRMERLVQSCGEEWQIIGMYSDGQEAFDAITNESIIFDLLITDVQMPEMDGLKLVNQLKKTNSFTSIIVSGYDDFSYLQTAMREGAINYLLKPVDKKQFIEQMEEVKNKIYQKWAEEHEWTEVQEKASQLEYAKQIQLLSEVTWNDELDLSLLDWTQQFPKGTYKLVYISVDQLAISANELDASENWDREIKALFQQHIENECGDSDIMYWWWRSGKLHYWLLLFNKESYDPNFDKKTIQCIYDCKDLIQRSTPYTVSISLGDMFEDLTLLTSIKDQLLSLKQYRIIHGGNKVFRIDLLKNLTDQQSKNVTSSIYKHVQQIISASEGKNEAETIKALQVFFQELETLKSPTLIEEAVHYLCLQIVNRWMEFDIFKETPDLLPEVLQLTKRAANFHQLKDSIKHWVLQQKEKLDIRKKQTSSDPIQRAKEWIHQNLGENITIKKIAEHVFMSPTYFSNFFKAQTGETILDYVTKCRLEKAKDLLGTTDLKIYDISTQLGYQDTKYFSRLFKQWYGQSPSQYRELHFKSS; this comes from the coding sequence ATGTCTTCGATTAAAACAATTATTGTAGACGATGAAAACAGAATTCGTCGTAGAATGGAACGGCTAGTTCAATCCTGTGGTGAAGAGTGGCAGATCATTGGTATGTATTCAGATGGACAAGAGGCCTTTGACGCCATTACGAATGAGTCGATCATATTTGATCTTCTTATTACAGATGTGCAAATGCCTGAAATGGATGGATTAAAGCTAGTTAACCAATTAAAAAAAACGAATTCCTTTACGTCCATCATTGTTAGCGGGTATGATGACTTTTCCTATTTACAGACTGCGATGCGTGAAGGAGCAATAAATTATCTTCTCAAGCCTGTCGACAAAAAGCAATTTATTGAACAAATGGAAGAAGTCAAAAATAAAATTTATCAAAAATGGGCAGAAGAACACGAGTGGACTGAAGTACAAGAAAAGGCTTCCCAATTAGAATATGCCAAACAAATTCAATTATTAAGTGAAGTAACCTGGAATGATGAATTAGACTTATCACTTCTTGATTGGACCCAGCAGTTTCCTAAAGGAACATATAAATTAGTTTATATAAGCGTTGATCAACTTGCCATTTCAGCCAATGAACTAGATGCTTCTGAAAACTGGGATCGTGAAATTAAAGCTCTTTTTCAACAACACATTGAAAATGAATGTGGAGATTCAGATATCATGTATTGGTGGTGGAGAAGTGGAAAGCTTCATTATTGGTTATTGCTTTTTAATAAGGAAAGCTATGATCCTAATTTTGATAAAAAAACGATTCAATGCATTTACGACTGTAAAGATTTGATCCAACGGTCTACTCCTTATACTGTTTCGATTTCATTAGGAGATATGTTTGAAGACTTAACTTTATTAACGAGTATAAAGGATCAGCTTCTGTCACTAAAACAGTACCGAATCATCCATGGTGGAAATAAAGTTTTTCGGATTGATCTACTTAAAAATCTTACTGATCAACAATCAAAAAATGTTACGTCTTCTATTTATAAACATGTGCAACAAATTATTTCTGCATCAGAGGGAAAAAATGAAGCTGAGACTATCAAAGCTTTACAAGTATTTTTTCAAGAACTAGAGACATTAAAATCACCAACATTAATAGAGGAAGCAGTCCATTATTTATGCCTTCAGATTGTAAATAGATGGATGGAGTTCGATATATTTAAAGAAACACCAGATCTATTACCAGAGGTTCTTCAGTTAACAAAACGTGCAGCAAATTTTCATCAGCTTAAAGATAGTATTAAACATTGGGTATTGCAGCAGAAGGAGAAACTAGATATTAGGAAGAAGCAGACCTCGTCAGACCCCATTCAACGTGCAAAAGAATGGATTCATCAAAATCTTGGGGAAAACATAACGATAAAAAAAATCGCAGAACATGTTTTTATGAGTCCAACGTATTTTAGTAACTTTTTTAAAGCGCAAACGGGTGAGACGATTTTAGATTATGTGACCAAATGTCGTCTCGAAAAAGCAAAGGACCTATTAGGAACAACTGATTTGAAGATATATGATATTTCAACACAGCTTGGCTATCAAGATACAAAATATTTTAGCCGTCTTTTTAAGCAGTGGTATGGACAATCACCATCCCAGTATCGTGAACTTCATTTTAAATCATCGTAA
- a CDS encoding NAD-dependent epimerase/dehydratase family protein, translating into MKKKVTIIGGAGTIGSILMKGLSEKYEFFVLDKNIPAQTENYKQIDATNFEQLLKNIPKDSHALINLLTIKTENDLKNIDQFQKMTDIHFTSSFYILHAAITLGIPKVVYASSNHTTDYYEKDGISSLGREITTSDYPFQRGLYGVLKLASENIGHILAREKGHNLSVINLRIGSVQEDEHKAVREKKRLQHTLLTHQDTVQLFDLALQSMVEYGSYYGVSDNPGKPWSTENARQELGFVSKKNAMDLL; encoded by the coding sequence ATGAAGAAGAAAGTAACTATCATAGGTGGAGCCGGAACAATTGGCAGTATATTAATGAAGGGACTAAGTGAAAAATACGAATTTTTCGTTCTTGATAAAAACATCCCCGCTCAAACTGAGAACTACAAACAGATAGATGCAACAAATTTTGAACAGTTATTAAAAAACATTCCTAAAGATTCACATGCTTTAATAAATTTACTTACGATCAAAACAGAGAATGACTTGAAAAATATCGATCAGTTTCAAAAAATGACGGATATCCACTTTACTTCCTCCTTCTATATACTACATGCAGCGATTACACTAGGAATCCCAAAGGTTGTATATGCGAGCAGCAATCATACAACAGATTATTATGAAAAAGATGGTATCTCTTCCTTAGGTAGAGAAATCACAACGAGTGATTATCCGTTTCAACGAGGGCTTTACGGCGTGTTAAAGCTAGCATCGGAAAATATTGGACATATTTTAGCAAGAGAAAAAGGTCATAATCTTTCGGTCATAAATTTACGAATTGGGAGTGTTCAGGAAGACGAGCATAAGGCAGTGAGAGAAAAGAAACGATTACAACATACTTTATTAACTCATCAAGATACAGTACAGCTCTTTGATTTAGCGCTACAATCGATGGTTGAGTATGGTTCATACTACGGTGTTTCTGACAATCCAGGAAAACCTTGGTCAACAGAAAATGCTAGGCAAGAATTAGGTTTTGTATCGAAGAAAAATGCCATGGATTTATTATAG
- a CDS encoding ABC transporter ATP-binding protein: protein MKTRPIFHQHLFQHKWGYLLGSGLLTISLVLQLGVPLLLEDFTDGIQHLSIQVSDLWNLAVWFIVLGIGIFLFRSSGRIYIFRLSRMLERDLRTKLFSHWETLPADYYQQERIGNLMAHAVNDVNILRQIGMQGVFQTVEAMVLISITISMMAGTIDLYLTLLVLIPLPGLTYLAYRFRTNIRMHSSKVQEAIGTLTSRVQEFCTGIRIIKTYVQEQEEMKKFTKENVENVKANKRLIRSNSLFTSLSQGIVGLSYLLSVVFGSILVMKGTITLGEFVAFNTYLSFLVAPIENLGKVINLFQQGKAADMRLSDVLATTPDIKDEEGIFRLNKFEGDIRIQNLSFQYKNSKGYALRNINLTIKKGTSIGIVGKIGSGKSTLVNLLLRVYNPPKKSIFINNYDIHDLPLKTLRTSIGYVPQTNFLFSSTIKENIAFDPSIYQDKDIYKAAKQAHVYEDIIDFPEGFDTPLGERGLSLSGGQRQRVSIARAMIKKSPIMIFDDSLSAVDAKTEELILKTLQTEMKGRTSVIISHRISTIRKADQIIVLDEGKIVEQGTHESLLERNGTYKKMFVQQSNEFTLEDSIPSSYSERTVRIKKRRG, encoded by the coding sequence TTGAAAACACGGCCAATATTTCATCAACATCTTTTTCAGCATAAATGGGGTTATTTACTAGGATCAGGGTTATTAACGATCTCACTTGTCCTCCAATTAGGTGTCCCGCTTTTATTAGAAGATTTTACAGATGGCATTCAGCATTTATCCATTCAAGTCTCAGATCTCTGGAACTTGGCAGTTTGGTTTATTGTCTTGGGTATTGGAATTTTCTTATTTCGTTCATCAGGTCGCATCTATATTTTTCGTTTATCACGAATGCTTGAAAGAGATTTACGTACAAAATTGTTCTCACATTGGGAGACATTGCCGGCTGATTACTATCAACAAGAGCGAATTGGAAATTTAATGGCACATGCTGTCAATGATGTGAACATTCTTCGGCAAATTGGCATGCAAGGTGTATTCCAAACAGTTGAGGCAATGGTCTTAATCTCGATCACTATTTCCATGATGGCGGGAACCATTGACTTGTATTTAACCTTACTTGTTTTGATCCCTCTACCTGGTTTAACCTATTTAGCATATCGATTCCGAACCAATATCCGGATGCATTCGAGCAAGGTTCAAGAAGCAATTGGTACACTGACAAGTAGAGTACAAGAATTTTGCACAGGAATTAGAATTATTAAGACCTATGTACAAGAACAGGAAGAAATGAAAAAGTTTACTAAAGAAAACGTTGAAAATGTTAAAGCAAATAAACGATTAATTCGTTCCAACTCACTATTTACCTCACTTAGTCAAGGAATCGTTGGTCTTAGTTATTTACTCTCTGTCGTGTTTGGTTCTATTTTAGTTATGAAAGGGACAATAACGCTTGGTGAGTTTGTTGCATTTAATACGTATTTATCTTTTTTAGTCGCACCAATTGAAAACTTAGGTAAAGTTATTAACCTATTTCAGCAGGGAAAAGCAGCAGATATGAGACTTAGCGATGTTCTTGCAACCACTCCAGATATCAAAGATGAAGAAGGAATTTTTCGCTTGAACAAATTTGAAGGGGATATTAGGATCCAGAATTTATCTTTTCAATATAAAAATAGTAAGGGATATGCTTTACGAAATATTAATCTAACCATCAAAAAGGGAACTAGCATAGGAATTGTAGGGAAGATTGGTAGTGGGAAATCAACACTTGTAAATTTACTTTTGCGTGTATACAATCCCCCTAAAAAATCTATCTTTATAAACAATTATGATATTCATGATCTCCCATTAAAAACACTTCGAACCTCAATAGGATATGTACCACAAACGAACTTTTTATTTTCTTCAACCATCAAAGAAAATATTGCATTTGATCCATCTATTTATCAAGACAAGGATATTTATAAAGCAGCAAAACAAGCACATGTTTATGAAGATATCATCGATTTTCCTGAAGGGTTTGATACACCTTTAGGTGAGAGAGGGCTTTCATTATCAGGGGGACAACGACAGCGTGTAAGTATTGCCCGTGCAATGATAAAAAAATCGCCAATTATGATTTTTGACGATAGTCTTAGCGCTGTTGATGCAAAAACAGAAGAGCTGATTCTAAAAACATTACAAACAGAAATGAAAGGGAGAACATCAGTCATTATTAGTCATCGTATCTCGACAATACGTAAGGCAGATCAAATTATTGTGTTAGACGAGGGCAAGATCGTAGAACAAGGTACACACGAATCTCTTCTTGAAAGAAATGGAACATATAAAAAAATGTTCGTGCAACAATCCAATGAGTTTACATTAGAGGATTCAATTCCCTCGTCCTATAGTGAAAGAACGGTTCGGATTAAAAAGAGGAGGGGTTAA
- a CDS encoding cache domain-containing sensor histidine kinase, with protein sequence MISKLMEALRLKNFQLKTKLIITYILLTVIPMAVLGYITYYQNTKAIEEQVGEYVPRLLNQANKNIENEINEIGNLPNLIYNSSDVMAVLRANPYKDQSSMLQDQFTVESFLSRTYLGSNNTNILGAFLLSTNGSFISTRVAYEGFDFNNTLLPYGEAHDLGGDTKILLPNEVNLTFEGDPSYMLVVKEIVDLDNRENLGTLFLAVKLTFIEEILQDLDEEERATMWVMDDQGQIIYHPLQKKIGTYFEEIDDYPILNGSFRTTIEKDRTLISINQSAKQQWVLVHSIPITYLTEGTDVVKTVAIIIFLILVVITTLISIIVAWSVTKPINLLGRIMKDVENGNLYVKIPIDSKDEVGVLASSFQSMISKIRDLIKKNDHIEIRQKEAELYALQSQINPHFMYNTLETIGASIEDGESELVVDMVAILGRMLRFSLSNKDKIVPISLEVLHIEDYLTLQKFRFEERISFNIQNDYEHDVYFTPKFILQPIVENSVKYGMQKRKALKIEIDFIHEKSEIKDPHIIMIVRDNGPGINEEELKNLNEFLQKDPMINRDSGFGIINVHARIVMMFGDQYGLTINSAVDKGTEVMIRIPQLLKKQVRNGDE encoded by the coding sequence ATGATTTCTAAATTAATGGAAGCGTTAAGATTAAAGAACTTCCAGCTAAAAACAAAATTAATCATTACCTACATTCTTCTCACTGTCATTCCAATGGCTGTATTGGGCTATATCACCTACTATCAAAATACAAAGGCAATCGAAGAACAGGTAGGAGAATATGTTCCTAGGCTCTTAAATCAGGCAAATAAAAACATTGAAAATGAAATCAATGAAATAGGGAATTTACCAAATTTAATTTACAACTCTAGTGATGTGATGGCTGTTTTACGAGCAAATCCATATAAGGATCAATCGTCAATGCTTCAAGATCAATTCACTGTAGAAAGCTTTCTTTCTCGGACATACCTTGGTAGTAATAACACGAACATTTTAGGGGCATTTTTATTATCTACTAATGGTTCATTTATAAGTACTAGAGTAGCCTATGAAGGATTTGATTTTAACAATACCCTTTTACCGTATGGAGAGGCCCACGATTTAGGGGGGGACACTAAGATCTTACTTCCAAATGAAGTCAACTTGACGTTTGAGGGAGATCCATCTTATATGCTAGTAGTAAAAGAGATAGTTGACCTTGATAACCGGGAAAATCTCGGTACGTTGTTTTTAGCGGTTAAGTTAACGTTTATTGAAGAGATTCTTCAAGATCTAGATGAAGAAGAAAGAGCAACGATGTGGGTAATGGATGACCAAGGACAAATCATCTATCATCCACTTCAGAAGAAAATTGGTACATATTTTGAAGAAATAGATGACTATCCAATATTAAATGGAAGCTTTCGTACAACAATTGAGAAAGATCGAACATTAATTAGCATTAATCAATCTGCAAAACAACAATGGGTTCTTGTTCATAGTATTCCAATTACCTACTTAACAGAGGGAACAGATGTCGTAAAAACGGTGGCAATCATAATTTTCCTTATCCTCGTTGTTATTACAACCTTGATTTCTATTATTGTTGCCTGGAGTGTAACAAAACCAATTAATTTACTAGGTAGGATTATGAAGGATGTTGAAAATGGCAATCTTTATGTGAAGATCCCGATTGATTCAAAAGATGAGGTTGGCGTACTAGCTTCAAGCTTTCAGTCAATGATAAGTAAAATTAGAGACTTAATTAAAAAGAATGATCATATTGAAATACGACAAAAGGAAGCAGAATTATATGCATTACAATCACAAATCAATCCTCATTTTATGTACAACACATTAGAAACAATCGGTGCATCAATAGAGGATGGGGAATCAGAGCTAGTCGTTGATATGGTTGCGATTTTAGGCAGAATGCTGCGCTTTTCATTAAGCAATAAAGATAAAATTGTTCCGATCTCACTAGAGGTTCTTCATATTGAAGATTATTTAACCTTGCAAAAGTTTCGATTTGAAGAGAGGATTTCATTCAACATTCAAAATGATTATGAGCATGATGTATATTTTACTCCAAAATTTATTTTGCAGCCAATTGTTGAAAACTCGGTTAAATATGGTATGCAGAAAAGAAAAGCACTAAAGATAGAAATCGATTTTATCCATGAAAAAAGCGAAATAAAAGATCCTCATATTATTATGATTGTTAGAGATAATGGTCCCGGTATTAATGAAGAAGAGCTGAAGAATTTGAATGAGTTTTTACAAAAGGACCCAATGATTAATCGAGATTCAGGATTTGGGATCATAAATGTTCATGCACGAATCGTGATGATGTTTGGTGATCAATATGGATTGACCATTAACAGTGCGGTAGATAAAGGTACAGAGGTGATGATCAGAATTCCTCAGCTTTTAAAAAAACAAGTAAGAAATGGTGATGAATAA
- the rhaM gene encoding L-rhamnose mutarotase → MIRKSSIMFVYKDQFDEYKRRHDELWPEMEKELKAHGVHNYSIFLDKETGQLFAYLEIEDEERWGKMAETDICKKWWAYMEPLMETNPDNSPVTKELTNVFYLA, encoded by the coding sequence TTGATTAGAAAATCTAGCATTATGTTTGTTTATAAAGATCAGTTTGACGAATACAAGCGTCGCCATGATGAACTTTGGCCAGAGATGGAAAAGGAATTAAAAGCACATGGAGTGCACAATTATTCAATCTTCTTAGATAAGGAAACAGGACAGTTATTTGCGTATTTAGAGATAGAGGACGAAGAAAGATGGGGAAAAATGGCTGAAACTGATATTTGCAAAAAGTGGTGGGCTTATATGGAACCATTGATGGAAACAAACCCAGATAATAGTCCAGTTACGAAAGAATTAACGAACGTATTTTACTTAGCATAG
- a CDS encoding MFS transporter: MAGKKGMKSTITVAMSNYLEAGSIVAGAGGLTLWMEYLNLDDFKLGLLGALSANGFGAAVGALIGGILVDKYGRKLIYKYDLLVYMLGVLLIVFSFNFPMLLIGYIITGIAVGAAIPAAWTYIAEEAPDNERAARVGYGQLAWSIGPAVSLLLSVALAPLGLLGSRIIFAQLFVIALVTWILQQQISESTIWEEEKQKEAKLKASGQKTENPIKELFTIKANRRAITLLLGIYVFWNLVAGVMGYFMPYIYETVGGLSSAQANLLQAFLWVLTVASTYFVFIKLGDKVSRKVLYTVGAVMGIIAWAVLSLGNMGLTELFIFVIFWGIAAGFGAQAFYGLWASELFHTKYRAKAQGFLFCIARVAVGLISLIVPTMITLLGFKLSGLIMIGFLLIAAVIGYVMAPETRGKSLKQIEQERYSA, from the coding sequence ATGGCTGGAAAAAAAGGAATGAAGTCTACTATCACTGTTGCGATGTCGAACTATTTAGAAGCCGGTTCGATCGTTGCAGGTGCTGGTGGATTAACACTATGGATGGAATATTTAAATTTAGATGATTTTAAACTAGGCTTGTTAGGTGCATTAAGTGCAAATGGATTTGGTGCAGCAGTAGGGGCATTAATCGGTGGAATCTTAGTTGATAAGTATGGACGTAAATTAATTTATAAATATGATCTATTAGTTTATATGCTTGGTGTATTATTGATCGTGTTTTCATTTAATTTTCCAATGTTATTAATCGGATATATTATTACAGGTATCGCAGTAGGTGCTGCCATTCCTGCAGCATGGACGTATATCGCAGAAGAGGCACCAGATAACGAGCGGGCTGCGCGCGTAGGATATGGACAATTAGCTTGGTCAATAGGTCCAGCTGTTTCATTATTACTATCTGTAGCATTGGCTCCATTAGGTCTACTAGGCAGTAGAATTATCTTTGCACAATTGTTTGTAATCGCTTTAGTAACATGGATTTTGCAACAACAAATTAGTGAATCGACAATTTGGGAAGAAGAAAAACAAAAAGAAGCAAAGTTAAAGGCATCAGGGCAAAAAACGGAGAATCCTATAAAGGAACTTTTTACAATAAAAGCAAATCGCCGTGCAATCACTTTATTGTTAGGAATTTATGTGTTCTGGAATCTAGTAGCTGGGGTAATGGGCTATTTCATGCCATATATTTATGAAACAGTCGGTGGACTTTCTTCTGCACAAGCAAATTTATTACAAGCATTTTTATGGGTGTTAACAGTTGCTTCAACATACTTTGTCTTTATTAAACTAGGAGATAAGGTAAGTAGAAAAGTATTATATACTGTCGGTGCTGTAATGGGAATCATTGCTTGGGCTGTCCTATCATTAGGTAATATGGGATTAACAGAATTATTTATCTTTGTTATCTTTTGGGGAATTGCAGCTGGTTTTGGTGCACAAGCATTTTATGGTCTTTGGGCTAGTGAGTTATTTCATACAAAATATCGTGCTAAAGCACAAGGCTTCTTATTCTGTATTGCTCGTGTAGCTGTTGGTCTGATTTCATTGATCGTACCAACTATGATTACACTTCTTGGATTTAAACTTTCAGGGCTAATCATGATTGGGTTCCTTTTAATCGCAGCAGTCATTGGCTATGTCATGGCACCTGAAACACGAGGGAAATCATTAAAACAAATTGAACAAGAACGATACAGTGCATAA
- a CDS encoding ABC transporter ATP-binding protein yields the protein MNLSDSQLLHKMLSFAKPYWRRILLSILLTGLIVIATLAQPYIIKVAIDSYINGIYSPMISVEESRGNELEEELEQQKLTYEKSASFQKEVYFRIKDPLPTDELVSDTEKAAIVSIKNVHYLVYGWNVGLSGSENYQLQKSANEIRIDGKMYPVTQLSSKDVDLFRNNDYEGLILLGILYFLLIIGSSIFMYHQHNILQFTGQSIIYDIRQTIFNHLSKMPISFYDKNPIGRLVTRITHDVEALNQLYSQVIVNLVKEVLILIGIVIIMLHMSLKLTLISLIMIPAVALTTFYFKTVMRKAQRYIRLILSRLNSFLAENLSGMTVIQLFAREEKQLERFNELNKQHYRAGMRQTILNSIFNPSIGLFGNISLALLVWYGGSNVLEGAITFGVVYAFTHYVRQFFEPLRGLADQFNQIQAALASAERIFETLDTKPTIVNPSNPKKFENKVRGKIEFQHVSFAYKDEEWVLNDIDFSIKPGETIGIVGETGAGKSSIIQLINRFYDIQKGRITLDNVNIKEVQISELRRHIGIIQQDGFVFSGNVFDNIRLNNLNISNEEIIKVAKSVNIDTFFRSLPQQYETMLGEQGTVLSTGQNQLLSFLRAIIADPDVLILDEATANIDTETEAVVQQTLKAISKNRTTIIIAHRLSTIQHADKIIVLKKGKVIEMGNHQELLRKKQAYYQLCRSQNKSKSQRTKLKV from the coding sequence GTGAATCTAAGTGATAGCCAGTTATTGCACAAAATGCTTTCCTTCGCCAAACCATATTGGAGGCGGATACTATTATCGATTTTACTAACAGGTTTAATTGTCATCGCAACGTTAGCACAACCGTACATAATTAAGGTAGCAATCGATTCGTATATAAACGGAATCTACTCACCAATGATCTCAGTTGAAGAATCTAGAGGGAATGAACTAGAAGAGGAATTGGAACAACAAAAGCTTACCTATGAGAAATCTGCATCGTTTCAAAAAGAGGTCTATTTTCGAATCAAGGATCCCCTACCTACAGATGAGCTAGTAAGTGATACTGAAAAAGCTGCAATTGTTTCAATTAAGAACGTCCATTACCTTGTTTACGGGTGGAATGTAGGTCTCTCGGGCTCAGAAAACTATCAGCTACAAAAGTCAGCAAATGAAATTAGAATTGATGGAAAGATGTATCCTGTTACACAATTAAGTTCAAAAGATGTTGATCTTTTTAGAAACAATGATTACGAAGGGCTAATTTTATTAGGGATCTTATATTTCTTATTAATTATCGGATCATCCATATTCATGTACCATCAACATAATATACTCCAATTTACTGGGCAATCGATTATTTACGATATAAGACAAACAATATTTAACCACCTTTCAAAAATGCCGATTTCGTTTTATGATAAAAATCCGATTGGGAGATTAGTAACAAGGATCACTCATGATGTAGAGGCACTTAATCAATTATACTCTCAAGTTATTGTAAATCTAGTAAAAGAAGTGCTTATCCTGATTGGGATTGTTATCATTATGCTACACATGAGTTTAAAATTAACACTTATAAGTTTGATTATGATTCCAGCTGTAGCACTTACGACATTTTATTTTAAGACGGTTATGAGAAAAGCTCAAAGGTATATTCGGCTTATTCTTTCTAGACTTAATTCCTTTCTTGCCGAAAATCTCTCAGGAATGACTGTCATTCAACTTTTTGCACGTGAAGAAAAACAATTGGAGAGATTTAATGAACTTAATAAACAGCATTACCGTGCAGGAATGCGTCAAACTATACTCAACTCTATTTTCAACCCTTCTATTGGTCTTTTCGGGAATATTTCACTGGCCTTGCTCGTTTGGTATGGTGGAAGTAATGTATTGGAAGGTGCGATTACGTTTGGAGTTGTCTATGCTTTTACCCATTACGTAAGGCAATTTTTTGAGCCATTAAGAGGATTGGCTGATCAGTTTAACCAGATTCAAGCTGCTCTTGCCTCAGCTGAAAGAATATTTGAAACCTTGGATACGAAACCAACAATCGTAAATCCAAGTAATCCTAAAAAGTTTGAAAATAAAGTCCGCGGTAAAATTGAGTTTCAGCATGTCTCGTTTGCTTATAAAGATGAGGAATGGGTACTGAATGACATCGATTTTTCTATAAAACCAGGTGAAACGATTGGTATTGTTGGAGAAACAGGTGCTGGAAAAAGCTCGATTATTCAGCTTATTAACAGATTCTACGATATCCAAAAGGGACGGATTACTCTTGATAATGTAAATATTAAAGAGGTACAAATATCAGAGCTCAGAAGGCATATCGGCATTATTCAGCAGGACGGCTTTGTGTTTTCTGGAAATGTTTTTGATAATATTCGCCTTAACAATCTGAATATAAGTAACGAGGAAATTATTAAAGTTGCGAAATCAGTTAATATTGATACTTTTTTTCGTTCATTACCACAACAATATGAAACAATGCTTGGTGAGCAAGGTACTGTATTGTCAACAGGGCAAAATCAATTGCTCTCATTTCTAAGAGCAATCATCGCAGACCCTGACGTATTAATTCTTGATGAAGCAACAGCTAATATTGATACAGAAACAGAAGCAGTTGTTCAACAAACATTGAAAGCCATTTCTAAAAATCGAACCACGATTATCATTGCTCATCGTCTTTCAACAATCCAGCATGCAGATAAGATAATTGTCTTAAAGAAAGGTAAAGTGATAGAAATGGGAAATCATCAGGAGTTATTGAGGAAGAAGCAGGCTTACTATCAATTATGCAGAAGTCAAAATAAGAGCAAATCACAACGAACAAAACTGAAAGTATAG
- a CDS encoding AraC family transcriptional regulator, which yields MCVKMCNLTANLNKLTYSLLLAGYKTCPPEWRRQGTQPKHHSLWFVTKGKGEVILNGKKHKLCPGKLVVFTPEMVCDKKTSRNHPLEFYFVRFSYAMAFEEKETWHFKQSRDVSFPLHGVYTINNNSAIVVLLEQLNALSKRRGETVSFQQKVLFQELLLTIIQDFRSQMITGDSKKAIEGTIEYMVDHYNHPITLSDLANIAGLSVSHYSRLFKKYIGLSPIDYLTHLRIDRAKELLVLSDVRIKEVSQNVGYIDELYFSRIFKRIVGVSPSQFCDDQKLVPDSN from the coding sequence TTGTGTGTAAAGATGTGCAATCTAACAGCAAATCTAAATAAATTAACCTATTCCCTTTTGTTAGCTGGCTATAAAACTTGTCCTCCAGAATGGCGTAGACAAGGGACACAGCCTAAGCATCATTCTCTGTGGTTTGTCACAAAAGGAAAAGGAGAAGTAATTTTAAACGGTAAAAAACATAAGTTATGTCCTGGTAAACTAGTAGTTTTCACACCTGAGATGGTTTGTGATAAAAAGACTTCTAGAAATCATCCTCTAGAATTTTATTTTGTTCGTTTTTCATATGCAATGGCATTTGAGGAAAAAGAAACGTGGCATTTTAAACAATCTAGGGATGTTTCATTTCCTCTTCATGGTGTCTATACAATTAATAATAACTCAGCAATCGTTGTACTATTAGAACAGCTCAATGCTTTATCAAAAAGACGAGGAGAAACGGTTTCTTTTCAGCAGAAGGTTCTATTTCAAGAACTTTTACTAACCATCATCCAAGACTTCCGCTCCCAAATGATTACCGGTGATAGTAAAAAAGCAATTGAAGGAACGATCGAATATATGGTTGATCACTACAATCATCCAATAACCTTGTCTGACTTAGCAAATATAGCAGGGTTAAGTGTAAGTCACTACTCAAGACTATTCAAAAAATATATTGGATTAAGTCCGATTGATTACTTAACACATCTACGAATTGATCGCGCTAAAGAACTGCTCGTCCTTTCTGATGTACGTATCAAAGAGGTTAGCCAAAATGTTGGGTATATCGATGAACTTTATTTCAGTAGAATATTTAAGAGAATTGTCGGTGTATCCCCTTCACAATTCTGTGATGATCAAAAATTAGTACCGGATTCAAACTAA